Part of the Kitasatospora sp. NBC_00374 genome is shown below.
GGCCGACCCGGCGCTGGAGGCCGCGCACGACGCGCTGGACCGCGGCGACCTGGGCGGCGCCATCCAGGCCTACCAGAACGTGCTCGCCGACCGCCCCGGTCACACCGAGGCCAAGCTGGGCCTGGCCCAGGCACAGCTGCTGCGCCGGGTGGAGAGCCTGGACCTGCAGGCCGTACGGGCGGCGGCCGCCGCCGACCCGAAGGACGTCACCGCGCAGCTGGAGGCGGCCGACCTGGACCTGGTCGGGGGTCATGTCGAGGACGCCTTCGGCCGGTTGGTCGCGACGGTGGCCAAGACCTTCGGTGAGGACCGGGACACCGTGCGGCTGCGACTGCTGGAGCTCTTCGAGGTGATCGGCGCGGACGACCCGCGGGTGGTCGCCGCACGGACGGCGCTGGCCCGCGTGCTGTTCTGACGCCCGGTCCGGTGGCACGGCAGATGACCTGCGGTGTCGCCGTTGATTTGGCGACAATCCCACGAAAACCCCAGAGCTTTATCAAATCTTGACAGAGCCCCTCCTTGCTCACCCCAGGTGACCAAGGAGGGGTGTTTCATTCCTGTTTCCGGCGGATTTCAGCGCCACAAATTCTTCAGAATGTCACTCTGGGTAACCATGCCTTCGATTCCATGATCATCGGCACCTGTTGTTGGATTACCCGTCAGTAACGCACCTCTTGTGCTTCGCCCGGGATTCAAGCACGATCGGCCACGCCCGGTCCCTCACTGAGGGATCCCCACCGGGCAGCCGCCGGCTCCGGCCGGTGTCTGGAGGACAGGGGGGTAGCCGCAGATCCCACACCGCGGCTCCTGGCCTCATGTCGGTCGCGCACCCCGTGCGGCCGTCGGTTGTCGCTCGGGGGTGATCGCCGCGACCGTCGGTCCCACGACGGTCTGGCGCTCTCCGTTACCGAGGACGTAGCTCTCTGCCATCCCGGGCCGGGCCAGTGCGGGTCGCACCGGAACCCGGCCGGAGATGTACGTCCTAGAAGGAGGACTGCATGTCCCAGACTTTCGGCAAGACGCGCTGGCGTCGCTTCGCCGTCGTGATGGTCCCCAGCATCGCCGCGACCGCCGCCATCGGTGTCAGCCTGGCCAACAGCGCGCTGGCCGCCTCGTTCAGCGTGTCCGGCCAGAGCTTCAAGGTCACCGCCGCCGACCTGGACGGCCAGGGCTTCGCCCAGTTCGGCTCGGTCGACCAGGGCACCCCGGACAAGAACGGCAACAAGGTCCACCCGGTCGCCGTGTCGGCCTTCGACACCGCCACCATCCAGGGCCTGTGCCAGTCCGTGGTCACCGACCTCGGCCCGCTCGGCGAGTGGACCCTGGTCCTCAAGGCCGGCAACGAGTCCGGCAAGCCGGTCGAGGCCGCCAACCTGCTGATCGACCTCGACCAGCTGAACGCGGACGCCACGTTCACCGACATCAACATCGGCCAGGACGCCTCGACCCTGGACGCGCACAAGGGCGGCGTGATCGAGAAGTACCGCGCCCTCGGCAACACCACGCCCACCGGCACCAAGGGCTTCGCCCAGGCCGCCAAGTCCGCCCACCTGACCAAGGTGGAGCAGACCGCCTGGGCGACCTCGGCCGGCACGTTCAAGCTGAGCGGC
Proteins encoded:
- a CDS encoding DUF6230 family protein: MSQTFGKTRWRRFAVVMVPSIAATAAIGVSLANSALAASFSVSGQSFKVTAADLDGQGFAQFGSVDQGTPDKNGNKVHPVAVSAFDTATIQGLCQSVVTDLGPLGEWTLVLKAGNESGKPVEAANLLIDLDQLNADATFTDINIGQDASTLDAHKGGVIEKYRALGNTTPTGTKGFAQAAKSAHLTKVEQTAWATSAGTFKLSGLKLNINRGSGAGVECY